A single Parabacteroides timonensis DNA region contains:
- a CDS encoding DUF4091 domain-containing protein codes for MNTINIIGRALRLFLFSCSFLLSVTHLNSQVIAQTGAIGDDSESNNEKKLTVWVAPAEQKVRSDDRIEKDNLIWSEKDKKIAVAGAGNEHVPFQVVITTSVKGSPREIKVPDGFMIETSDLTSAQGNKIRKENINCYLEHYIMLFATSSAVGATGYWPDAIVPIKKPFSMAAQYDIVKNRPIWVDMFIPSGTKGGEYSGNIEVTQHGELVQKLQLVVKVYDFSLPDQTSLITYMNVSKDQLAHFYHKPSNSDEVTDITQVYYDKLFTNRMEPWFNDMLRPDIELKDNKVKVTFDHERYLYYMNTLKTKRVLLNAFPGNLNRLMTAQPFSDEYNKIVKSYLSQVEAYFNKNKWHDRLVFNSPIDEPRSLEDYENTRKWGSLVKESTTNVPFLVTRTPVFPKDHPEWGSLQGYVTNYSIHGNHLNDPLVKQAILDEKSRGGEITWYISCDQCFPQPNYFIDAPAMDLVMVPWITSRYKMDGILYWAINWWSETANPWLNANTFHSGFLCSDGSVLNGEGSLWYPGDYVERYTGQPNVNGPVSSIRFELLREGIEDYVYLSMLGELGDKDFATEQVKNMVVDVKAFSRNVADLYSTRKAMAERIEELLKKHK; via the coding sequence ATGAATACTATAAATATAATAGGAAGAGCGCTTAGACTCTTTCTTTTTTCCTGTTCTTTTTTATTGTCTGTAACTCATTTGAATTCTCAGGTAATTGCACAAACAGGTGCAATAGGGGATGACTCTGAAAGTAATAATGAGAAAAAACTGACTGTATGGGTAGCTCCTGCAGAACAAAAAGTTCGTTCGGACGATAGGATCGAAAAAGATAATCTTATTTGGTCCGAAAAAGATAAAAAGATAGCTGTAGCGGGAGCTGGAAATGAACATGTTCCTTTTCAGGTTGTAATAACAACATCGGTAAAAGGCTCTCCACGGGAGATAAAAGTACCAGATGGTTTTATGATCGAAACTTCAGATCTGACTTCGGCGCAAGGTAATAAGATCCGGAAAGAAAATATCAATTGTTATCTGGAACACTATATAATGCTTTTCGCAACATCAAGTGCTGTCGGAGCAACCGGTTATTGGCCTGATGCGATAGTTCCCATTAAAAAACCTTTTAGTATGGCGGCTCAGTATGATATTGTCAAAAATAGGCCTATATGGGTTGATATGTTTATCCCTTCAGGAACAAAAGGGGGTGAATATTCAGGTAATATAGAAGTGACTCAACATGGGGAACTGGTTCAGAAACTGCAGTTGGTTGTCAAGGTTTATGATTTTTCATTGCCGGATCAGACTTCTTTAATCACTTATATGAACGTTTCAAAAGATCAGTTGGCACATTTTTATCATAAGCCGAGTAACTCTGATGAAGTGACTGATATAACTCAGGTATATTATGATAAGTTATTCACTAATAGGATGGAACCTTGGTTTAATGATATGTTGCGGCCGGATATAGAATTGAAAGATAATAAAGTAAAAGTAACATTTGACCATGAAAGGTACCTTTATTATATGAATACGCTAAAAACAAAACGTGTCCTTTTAAATGCTTTTCCCGGTAATTTGAACCGATTGATGACAGCTCAGCCATTTTCTGATGAATATAATAAAATCGTAAAGTCATATTTATCGCAAGTCGAAGCGTATTTCAATAAAAATAAATGGCATGATCGTCTTGTTTTTAATAGTCCGATTGATGAACCTCGTTCATTAGAAGATTATGAAAATACCCGGAAATGGGGTTCATTAGTAAAAGAGTCTACTACAAATGTTCCGTTTTTAGTAACAAGGACTCCTGTTTTTCCGAAAGACCATCCGGAATGGGGATCTTTGCAGGGGTATGTAACTAACTATTCCATACACGGAAATCATTTAAATGATCCGCTGGTAAAACAAGCGATATTGGATGAGAAGAGCAGAGGAGGGGAAATTACCTGGTATATCTCTTGCGACCAATGTTTTCCGCAACCTAATTATTTCATAGATGCTCCGGCGATGGATTTAGTTATGGTTCCATGGATAACCTCACGATATAAGATGGACGGTATATTATATTGGGCTATTAACTGGTGGTCCGAAACTGCAAATCCATGGTTAAATGCAAATACATTTCATTCAGGTTTTCTGTGTAGTGATGGATCTGTATTGAATGGTGAAGGGTCTCTTTGGTATCCAGGAGATTATGTAGAAAGATACACAGGGCAACCCAATGTGAATGGACCGGTTTCATCGATCCGGTTTGAATTATTGCGTGAAGGAATTGAAGATTACGTATATCTGTCTATGCTTGGAGAACTTGGTGATAAAGATTTTGCAACGGAGCAAGTCAAAAATATGGTTGTTGATGTAAAGGCTTTTTCAAGAAATGTAGCAGATTTATATTCTACTCGGAAAGCGATGGCTGAACGTATAGAAGAATTATTGAAAAAACACAAATAA
- a CDS encoding RagB/SusD family nutrient uptake outer membrane protein: MKRYILVLGFFLLLIIPSCDLFDLSEEPKGFTTPDNYFSTPTQIETILTASMYRAFHSWGGYAYNPALHRHSDQDYGGDLVIGLNHGSDIYNLHFGNIKDLNFALRSIKDKGLEGTSQEEVDQLVGQLKFLRAWNYFQLVRMWGGMQILTEDDVDDYFTILPERSSVEDTYALIVSDFEEAIDKLPDDWGSFGRPNKLVAKALLAKAYLTMATAPLNEVSYYAKAAGLAKEVIDSNRYSLVKDIRDVFSMKTEEGPEMMWSFVANEECPSTDPRVWSSIYGWSDYAADQVWVDSVYNEQPRKHIYLETHDKNGVPAAELGRNVGIQKYLYDTWENFDRGFTTINIPIVRYADVLLIFAEADNMSKGAPSQAAVDAINSVIDRANDYQPNPNYPLLSTNMTKEAFDKAVIHERSLELCFEYDRWNDIVRKRILYEVTREEYKQNYSENDYLFPIPESEIRLNPNMKQNPGYQD, encoded by the coding sequence ATGAAACGATATATATTAGTGTTGGGATTTTTTCTGCTATTGATAATTCCAAGTTGTGATTTATTTGATTTATCGGAAGAGCCTAAAGGATTTACTACTCCTGATAATTATTTTAGTACTCCTACCCAGATCGAGACTATTTTGACTGCTTCTATGTACAGAGCGTTTCATTCCTGGGGAGGATATGCATATAATCCTGCATTGCATCGTCACTCGGATCAAGATTATGGAGGAGATTTGGTTATTGGCTTGAACCATGGATCGGATATCTATAATCTTCATTTTGGAAATATAAAAGATCTCAACTTTGCTTTGAGGTCGATAAAAGACAAAGGACTGGAAGGTACTTCACAGGAAGAGGTAGATCAATTGGTCGGACAATTGAAGTTTTTAAGGGCTTGGAACTATTTCCAATTAGTACGGATGTGGGGAGGTATGCAAATTCTGACCGAAGATGATGTCGATGATTATTTTACTATACTACCCGAACGTTCTTCTGTGGAAGACACATATGCTTTAATAGTGAGTGATTTTGAAGAAGCTATTGATAAACTTCCTGATGACTGGGGATCATTCGGACGTCCGAATAAATTGGTTGCTAAAGCTCTCTTAGCAAAAGCCTATTTGACTATGGCAACGGCTCCTCTTAATGAGGTTAGTTATTATGCAAAAGCTGCTGGCTTGGCTAAAGAGGTAATAGACTCTAATAGGTATAGCCTTGTTAAAGATATCAGAGATGTATTTTCGATGAAGACTGAAGAGGGACCTGAGATGATGTGGAGTTTTGTTGCCAATGAAGAGTGCCCGTCGACAGATCCTCGTGTTTGGAGTTCTATATATGGATGGTCGGATTATGCTGCCGATCAGGTTTGGGTAGACTCCGTATACAACGAACAACCCAGAAAACATATCTATTTGGAAACCCATGACAAAAATGGTGTACCTGCTGCAGAGTTAGGTCGAAATGTGGGTATTCAGAAATATCTGTACGATACCTGGGAGAATTTCGACAGAGGATTTACAACGATAAACATCCCGATTGTCAGATATGCAGATGTTTTATTGATATTTGCGGAAGCCGATAATATGTCTAAAGGAGCTCCGAGTCAGGCTGCTGTTGATGCGATAAATTCCGTAATTGATCGCGCGAATGACTATCAGCCTAATCCCAATTACCCGCTTTTAAGTACAAACATGACAAAAGAAGCCTTTGATAAGGCAGTGATCCATGAACGTAGCTTGGAACTTTGTTTTGAATACGACCGGTGGAATGATATTGTAAGGAAAAGAATTCTTTATGAGGTAACCAGGGAAGAATATAAGCAGAATTATTCAGAAAATGATTACCTGTTTCCGATCCCGGAAAGTGAGATAAGATTAAATCCTAATATGAAGCAAAATCCAGGTTATCAGGATTAA